In Helianthus annuus cultivar XRQ/B chromosome 9, HanXRQr2.0-SUNRISE, whole genome shotgun sequence, the following are encoded in one genomic region:
- the LOC110877158 gene encoding protein LIKE COV 1: MGDEKSPSSRDRELLIPVANTANDDGGASSKPSPSSTSSSHNSGRETFYKVIRSWASKKFMTGCVILLPMAITFYITWWFIHFVDGFFSPIYVHLGIDIFGVGFITSIMFIFLVGVFMSSWLGASVLSLGEWFIKRMPFVRHIYNASKQISAAISPDQNTQAFKEVAIIRHPRIGEYAFGFITSSVTLQNYSGDEELYSVYVPTNHLYIGDIFLVNSKDVIRPNLSVREGIEIVVSGGMSMPQILSTLDSDVNLDRPRNNRS, translated from the exons ATGGGCGACGAAAAATCTCCGAGCAGCAGAGATCGAGAACTGCTCATTCCCGTCGCCAACACCGCCAACGATGACGGCGGCGCCTCGTCTAAACCCTCGCCGTCGTCCACGTCATCCTCTCACAACTCCGGCCGTGAG aCTTTCTACAAAGTTATCAGGAGTTGGGCTTCTAAAAAGTTCATGACAGGATG TGTCATTCTATTGCCGATGGCTATTACTTTCTACATAACATGGTGGTTTATACATTTTGTGGATGGATTTTTCTCTCCGATCTATGTTCATCTCGGCATAGATATATTTG GTGTTGGATTTATAACTTCCATCATGTTTATATTTTTGGTTGGGGTATTTATGTCATCTTGGTTGGGTGCATCTGTTCTGAGCCTTGGTGAATGGTTTATTAAACGAATGCCATTCGTTCGTCACATCTATAATGCCTCTAAACAAATTAGTGCTGCCATATCTCCAG ATCAAAACACACAGGCGTTTAAGGAAGTTGCTATAATTAGGCATCCTCGTATTGGTGAATACGCATTTGGGTTCATTACTTCATCTGTCACTCTCCAG AATTATTCAGGAGATGAAGAGCTATATTCGGTTTATGTCCCAACAAACCATCTTTACATTGGCGATATCTTCTTGGTCAATTCAAAGGATGTTATCAGACCCAACTTATCTGTTCGTGAAGGAATAG AAATTGTGGTATCTGGGGGAATGTCAATGCCGCAAATACTATCAACTTTAGATTCGGATGTTAATCTGGACCGACCTAGAAACAACAGAAGCTGA
- the LOC110874093 gene encoding uncharacterized protein LOC110874093, with amino-acid sequence MSSESRVSGPYRLFSINGNNKKEKKALCSVIDEENVEDYYGDDDYYEGDDDDRQVTRQCRVVMVIMGFVLVFMTVCLVTWGISRPYKLQVQMKVFSWKLNNFYYGEGSDYTGVPTKLLTINCSVKMNLQNPATFFGIHVSSRPLNLFYSQISVGSGQFMNFYQPKKSERTILVNVEGRKVPLYGVGDGFIMSSDIGSVPLRLEFEVAVVAGGLVAAG; translated from the exons ATGTCGTCTGAGAGCCGAGTGTCAGGACCGTACCGATTGTTTTCGATAAATGGGAATAATAAAAAGGAGAAGAAGGCTTTGTGTAGTGTGATTGATGAGGAAAATGTTGAGGATTATTATGGGGACGATGATTATTatgaaggtgatgatgatgatcgacAAGTTACGAGACAGTGTCGGGTTGTGATGGTTATCATGGGATTTGTGTTGGTTTTTATGACTGTTTGTCTTGTCACTTGGGGGATCAGTAGACCATACAAACTTCAGGTTCAGATGAAG gTTTTT AGTTGGAAATTGAACAATTTCTATTACGGAGAAGGATCGGATTACACAGGAGTTCCAACCAAATTATTGACGATAAATTGTTCAGTTAAGATGAACTTACAAAATCCAGCTACGTTTTTTGGCATCCATGTTTCATCTAGACCGCTAAATCTTTTCTATTCACAAATCAGTGTTGGAAGTGGTCAG TTTATGAACTTTTATCAACCAAAGAAAAGCGAAAGGACAATATTAGTAAATGTGGAAGGTCGAAAAGTTCCACTTTATGGTGTCGGGGATGGCTTTATTATGTCAAGCGACATTGGTAGTGTTCCATTGAGATTAGAGTTTGAG